The genomic segment TATGATAACACGTGTGTTTTCATCAAAAACTTTATGCATCATGTCAATAATAAAGCGATTGCCGCAGTGATCTATAATAAACAGATGCATTTGCTGATCAACGCGAAAGTCCGCTTCCACAGATATTTCACTGCCTGAAAATAAGTCTCGGTACTTGAAGAGGGATTCTTTAGGTAAGGAGGGACCAGCCATTTTGAGTGCCAGAGGCTCAATCTCAAGACGGACTTTAAAGATTTGCCGTACATCCTTTAGAGATACATTTTTGACATAGATACCTTTTTTGGGAAGGATCTCTATAAAGCCTTCTTGTTCAATTCGTGTTAAAGCATCTCGTATAGGGGTTCTACTGAACTCCAACTCCTGGGTGAGCATTGCTTCATTTAGCATGGTTCCCGGAGGATAGACACAATTAACGATCTTCTCTCGAATGGCGACATAAGCTTGGCTTCGCATCCCTTTAACTACCATATAATTATTTATCCTTGAGTGAATCAATCACATTTTATCTGAAACGGATTATACCTAATATCACAACATAAATAAAGTGGCGTTCA from the Spirochaeta cellobiosiphila DSM 17781 genome contains:
- a CDS encoding GntR family transcriptional regulator translates to MVVKGMRSQAYVAIREKIVNCVYPPGTMLNEAMLTQELEFSRTPIRDALTRIEQEGFIEILPKKGIYVKNVSLKDVRQIFKVRLEIEPLALKMAGPSLPKESLFKYRDLFSGSEISVEADFRVDQQMHLFIIDHCGNRFIIDMMHKVFDENTRVIISSGQNEAKIHDARKEHLAIINYLIDENYDLAEEAMKFHINQCKEKALDFFYNV